The following coding sequences lie in one Vidua chalybeata isolate OUT-0048 chromosome 16, bVidCha1 merged haplotype, whole genome shotgun sequence genomic window:
- the SBK1 gene encoding serine/threonine-protein kinase SBK1 isoform X2 has product MDSFCFVCFQKEELQPLHLHSATMSAGSIEQEPSRKLGCCGVPLITEDMQSLAIRTLSGTDITKHYDLIRELGKGTYGKVDLVSHKSTGTKMALKFVNKSKTKLKNFLREFSITNTLSSSPFIIKVFDVVFETEDCYVFAQEYAPGGDLFDIIPPQVGLPEELVKRCVQQLGLALDYMHSKSLVHRDIKPENVLLFDRDCRRVKLADFGMTRKVGCRVKRISGTIPYTAPEVCQAGRAEGFAVDTSIDVWAFGVLIFCVLTGNFPWEAAVASDAFFEEFVRWQKGRLAGLPSQWRRFTDSALRMFQRLLALDPEKRCPVKEVFYFIKCDLMAEVRCRPSYRSRKHARDKLPAGPHCHEATGSCTPAPLKRTVLTEGSGARGPEPGAAAPGTASRTDGRQDKGKGQMVLATAIEICV; this is encoded by the exons ATGGATTCCTTCTGCTTCGTCTGCTTCCAgaaagaggagctgcagcccctgcaccTGCACAG CGCAACCATGAGCGCGGGCTCAATTGAGCAGGAGCCGTCGCGCAAGCTGGGCTGCTGCGGGGTGCCCCTCATCACCGAGGACATGCAGTCCCTGGCCATCCGCACCCTCTCGGGCACCGACATCACCAAGCACTATGACCTCATCCGTGAGCTCGGCAAGGGCACCTACGGCAAGGTGGACCTGGTGTCCCACAAAAGCACAG GCACCAAGATGGCCCTGAAGTTCGTCAACAAGAGCAAGACGAAGCTGAAGAACTTCCTGCGGGAATTCAGCATCACCAACACgctctcctccagccccttcatCATCAAGGTCTTCGACGTGGTCTTCGAGACCGAGGACTGCTACGTCTTTGCTCAGGAGTACGCCCCCGGTGGGGACCTCTTCGACATCATCCCGCCTCAG GTGGGGCTCCCTGAGGAGCTGGTGAAGCGCTGCGTGCAGCAGCTGGGCCTGGCCCTCGACTACATGCACAGCAAGAGCCTGGTGCACCGGGACATCAAACCGGAGAACGTGCTGCTCTTCGACCGCGACTGCCGCCGCGTCAAACTGGCCGACTTCGGCATGACCCGCAAGGTGGGCTGCCGGGTCAAGCGCATCAGCGGCACCATCCCCTACACGGCGCCCGAGGTGTGCCAGGCCGGCCGGGCCGAGGGCTTCGCCGTGGACACCAGCATCGACGTCTGGGCTTTCGGGGTGCTCATCTTCTGCGTGCTCACCGGGAACTTCCCCTGGGAGGCGGCGGTGGCGTCCGACGCCTTCTTCGAGGAGTTTGTGCGGTGGCAGAAGGGGCGGCTGGCGGGGCTGCCCTCGCAGTGGCGGCGTTTCACGGACAGCGCCCTGCGCATGTTCCAGCGCCTGCTGGCCCTCGACCCTGAGAAGCGCTGCCCCGTCAAGGAGGTTTTCTACTTCATCAAGTGCGACCTCATGGCCGAGGTGCGGTGCCGGCCCTCCTACCGCTCCCGCAAGCACGCCAGGGACAAGCTCCCAGCCGGGCCCCACTGCCACGAGGCCACCGGCTCCTGCACCCCCGCCCCGCTCAAGAGGACCGTCCTGACGGAGGGGAGCGGAGCGCGCGGCCCCGAGcccggcgcggccgccccgGGCACGGCGAGCAGGACAGACGGACGGCAGGACAAGGGCAAGGGGCAGATGGTCCTGGCCACAGCAATAGAGATCTGCGTGTGA
- the SBK1 gene encoding serine/threonine-protein kinase SBK1 isoform X1, translating into MGVTGPDPALHLEHLHWESSSCHWEPVPGWAFIGIAEDNPAVRQAALLWARSCATMSAGSIEQEPSRKLGCCGVPLITEDMQSLAIRTLSGTDITKHYDLIRELGKGTYGKVDLVSHKSTGTKMALKFVNKSKTKLKNFLREFSITNTLSSSPFIIKVFDVVFETEDCYVFAQEYAPGGDLFDIIPPQVGLPEELVKRCVQQLGLALDYMHSKSLVHRDIKPENVLLFDRDCRRVKLADFGMTRKVGCRVKRISGTIPYTAPEVCQAGRAEGFAVDTSIDVWAFGVLIFCVLTGNFPWEAAVASDAFFEEFVRWQKGRLAGLPSQWRRFTDSALRMFQRLLALDPEKRCPVKEVFYFIKCDLMAEVRCRPSYRSRKHARDKLPAGPHCHEATGSCTPAPLKRTVLTEGSGARGPEPGAAAPGTASRTDGRQDKGKGQMVLATAIEICV; encoded by the exons ATGGGTGTGACAGGGCCTGACCCTGCCCTGCATCTGGAACATCTGCActgggagagcagctcctgccactgGGAGCCCGTGCCTGGCTGGGCATTCATTGGCATTGCCGAGGATAATCCTGCTGTCAGGCAGGCTGCTCTACTCTGGGCAAGGAGCTG CGCAACCATGAGCGCGGGCTCAATTGAGCAGGAGCCGTCGCGCAAGCTGGGCTGCTGCGGGGTGCCCCTCATCACCGAGGACATGCAGTCCCTGGCCATCCGCACCCTCTCGGGCACCGACATCACCAAGCACTATGACCTCATCCGTGAGCTCGGCAAGGGCACCTACGGCAAGGTGGACCTGGTGTCCCACAAAAGCACAG GCACCAAGATGGCCCTGAAGTTCGTCAACAAGAGCAAGACGAAGCTGAAGAACTTCCTGCGGGAATTCAGCATCACCAACACgctctcctccagccccttcatCATCAAGGTCTTCGACGTGGTCTTCGAGACCGAGGACTGCTACGTCTTTGCTCAGGAGTACGCCCCCGGTGGGGACCTCTTCGACATCATCCCGCCTCAG GTGGGGCTCCCTGAGGAGCTGGTGAAGCGCTGCGTGCAGCAGCTGGGCCTGGCCCTCGACTACATGCACAGCAAGAGCCTGGTGCACCGGGACATCAAACCGGAGAACGTGCTGCTCTTCGACCGCGACTGCCGCCGCGTCAAACTGGCCGACTTCGGCATGACCCGCAAGGTGGGCTGCCGGGTCAAGCGCATCAGCGGCACCATCCCCTACACGGCGCCCGAGGTGTGCCAGGCCGGCCGGGCCGAGGGCTTCGCCGTGGACACCAGCATCGACGTCTGGGCTTTCGGGGTGCTCATCTTCTGCGTGCTCACCGGGAACTTCCCCTGGGAGGCGGCGGTGGCGTCCGACGCCTTCTTCGAGGAGTTTGTGCGGTGGCAGAAGGGGCGGCTGGCGGGGCTGCCCTCGCAGTGGCGGCGTTTCACGGACAGCGCCCTGCGCATGTTCCAGCGCCTGCTGGCCCTCGACCCTGAGAAGCGCTGCCCCGTCAAGGAGGTTTTCTACTTCATCAAGTGCGACCTCATGGCCGAGGTGCGGTGCCGGCCCTCCTACCGCTCCCGCAAGCACGCCAGGGACAAGCTCCCAGCCGGGCCCCACTGCCACGAGGCCACCGGCTCCTGCACCCCCGCCCCGCTCAAGAGGACCGTCCTGACGGAGGGGAGCGGAGCGCGCGGCCCCGAGcccggcgcggccgccccgGGCACGGCGAGCAGGACAGACGGACGGCAGGACAAGGGCAAGGGGCAGATGGTCCTGGCCACAGCAATAGAGATCTGCGTGTGA
- the SBK1 gene encoding serine/threonine-protein kinase SBK1 isoform X3: MSAGSIEQEPSRKLGCCGVPLITEDMQSLAIRTLSGTDITKHYDLIRELGKGTYGKVDLVSHKSTGTKMALKFVNKSKTKLKNFLREFSITNTLSSSPFIIKVFDVVFETEDCYVFAQEYAPGGDLFDIIPPQVGLPEELVKRCVQQLGLALDYMHSKSLVHRDIKPENVLLFDRDCRRVKLADFGMTRKVGCRVKRISGTIPYTAPEVCQAGRAEGFAVDTSIDVWAFGVLIFCVLTGNFPWEAAVASDAFFEEFVRWQKGRLAGLPSQWRRFTDSALRMFQRLLALDPEKRCPVKEVFYFIKCDLMAEVRCRPSYRSRKHARDKLPAGPHCHEATGSCTPAPLKRTVLTEGSGARGPEPGAAAPGTASRTDGRQDKGKGQMVLATAIEICV, encoded by the exons ATGAGCGCGGGCTCAATTGAGCAGGAGCCGTCGCGCAAGCTGGGCTGCTGCGGGGTGCCCCTCATCACCGAGGACATGCAGTCCCTGGCCATCCGCACCCTCTCGGGCACCGACATCACCAAGCACTATGACCTCATCCGTGAGCTCGGCAAGGGCACCTACGGCAAGGTGGACCTGGTGTCCCACAAAAGCACAG GCACCAAGATGGCCCTGAAGTTCGTCAACAAGAGCAAGACGAAGCTGAAGAACTTCCTGCGGGAATTCAGCATCACCAACACgctctcctccagccccttcatCATCAAGGTCTTCGACGTGGTCTTCGAGACCGAGGACTGCTACGTCTTTGCTCAGGAGTACGCCCCCGGTGGGGACCTCTTCGACATCATCCCGCCTCAG GTGGGGCTCCCTGAGGAGCTGGTGAAGCGCTGCGTGCAGCAGCTGGGCCTGGCCCTCGACTACATGCACAGCAAGAGCCTGGTGCACCGGGACATCAAACCGGAGAACGTGCTGCTCTTCGACCGCGACTGCCGCCGCGTCAAACTGGCCGACTTCGGCATGACCCGCAAGGTGGGCTGCCGGGTCAAGCGCATCAGCGGCACCATCCCCTACACGGCGCCCGAGGTGTGCCAGGCCGGCCGGGCCGAGGGCTTCGCCGTGGACACCAGCATCGACGTCTGGGCTTTCGGGGTGCTCATCTTCTGCGTGCTCACCGGGAACTTCCCCTGGGAGGCGGCGGTGGCGTCCGACGCCTTCTTCGAGGAGTTTGTGCGGTGGCAGAAGGGGCGGCTGGCGGGGCTGCCCTCGCAGTGGCGGCGTTTCACGGACAGCGCCCTGCGCATGTTCCAGCGCCTGCTGGCCCTCGACCCTGAGAAGCGCTGCCCCGTCAAGGAGGTTTTCTACTTCATCAAGTGCGACCTCATGGCCGAGGTGCGGTGCCGGCCCTCCTACCGCTCCCGCAAGCACGCCAGGGACAAGCTCCCAGCCGGGCCCCACTGCCACGAGGCCACCGGCTCCTGCACCCCCGCCCCGCTCAAGAGGACCGTCCTGACGGAGGGGAGCGGAGCGCGCGGCCCCGAGcccggcgcggccgccccgGGCACGGCGAGCAGGACAGACGGACGGCAGGACAAGGGCAAGGGGCAGATGGTCCTGGCCACAGCAATAGAGATCTGCGTGTGA